In Candidatus Eisenbacteria bacterium, the sequence CATGGGCGAGCAGCGGCAGCGCCAGCATCAGCGCACCAAGGACCAAGATCTTCGCGATTCGACTATGCATATGAGACTGCCTCCTAGGGTCAGTAGGCGATTCGATGCCACGTGGGCAGACCAATGCTCGCTGGCCTGCGATCGACCGCGCGATCTCTGCCGGTCTCCACCTCCTTTCGAAGCCGGTCTCGAGCGTCTCTTGAGGGCATAGCAAAGGCTCCATCACTTCCGTGGGATGGAGCTCCAAGGACAAACCAGGATAGAGCCTCCATGTAGGAGGTCCTGGCGAACGCCCGCCGGCAGGGTAGGAGGCTGGCCAAGAGCCTGTCAACTGGGAATGTCGGCCGGGTCGAGGCGGTCAGGGACGCCCAACCGCCCGGAGAGAGACCGCCAGCGCCCTGTCGTAGAGCCTGTGGGATGGGGTCAGGCTGCTCACGTGGACCGTCCCCTGGGCGTGAGCGACGAGGCCTCGGCCCATCGCGATCCCCACGTGGGTCATCCGCCCGCCCGGCCTGCCGAAGAAGACCAGCTCTCCTTTGCGCGGGGCCCGGCGACGACCGGAGCCCCGGCACGCAACGAACTGCTCGTGCGCGTCACGCGGGACCTCGGTGCCGATGCTCGACAACACCTGCTGGACGAAACCGGAGCAGTCGAACCCGAGCGGCGTCCGGCCGCCCCACAGGTAGGGAACGCCGATCAAGCTCCGGATCACGTGCTCGAGGCTTCCTGCAGGGCGCCCGGACCGGCGCAGGTGACGGCGCTCCGTCCAGGCGTGATCGCCGCCCGGCAGCCTCAGCCGGGCGAAGGCGCCCTCGAATCGCGACACCACCACCGGACTGTTCCAGAAGATCGGGGTCACGATCGCGCCACGCCTGGGGCCGGCTCGAAGCTCGAGGTGGCGGCACGCCACGCGCCACTGCGCCGATCGCTCCCATTCGGCGGCCTCGGCCGCGGTCAGGGGACGAAGTCCCCACTGCCGCACCCAACCCTTGTAGCCATCGGTCCGGTTCTCGATCCTCGACCACTTTCCCCCGCGGCCGACGGACAACAGCCTGACCAGCTCACCCATCAGGAGCTGGCTCTTCAGCTCGCTCCGGTGGCTGGGCCGGCGGCGCACGTCGAGCGCCGCGATACGGACCACGGCGCTTTGGCTCATTCGCCGATGGGACTCATGAGCACGAAGCGCCCGAAACCTTCGCGGTCCCCGAAGACAAAACGGCGAAACGGGTTGTTGTAGTACCAGATCTCCAGCTGTGGCGTGTCGGTGCCCGGAGCCCGAGTCTCCACCTGATCCGGCTGGCCATGACGGATGTAGATCCGACCCATGTCGGACCGCCAGCCCGGGCCATAACCCTGGAAGTGGCGCTCGGCGTGATGGACGCGTCGAATGAATTCGATCAGAGCCTCATTGCGCGGCGTATCCGGTGTGGGATCGCGGCGCCGCCAGAACTGCTCCCACCCTGCGGCCTGCTGATCCACGGGAAGCGCTCGCAGTCGATCGACCTCCTCCGAGTTGGCGATGTAGCTCAGCGGCTCCAGGATGCGTTCGAAATCCTGCCCCTTGGGCGGACCGCTCTCCTCCACCTCGAACCTGCGCTCGACACGCCAGCGCGAGCTCTTCTCGGCGAGCTCCACCTCGAACACGTAGGACCCCACGAAGAGATCCGTATTGAGAGGACCGAACAAGATGGGCTCGGCAGAGCGGCTGAGCGTGACCTGCTGGGATCCTTCCTTCAGCTTCTGGCCCATGTCGTCCATCAACCGGTACTTGAAGACATAGCGCCGCGGCCAGGCTCCGGGCCTGCGATCGAACAGCGAGGCCTGGGCCGTGAGCCGACTCACGTCGGCCCCGAACACGCGGGTGGGGATGAGACGAAACACGCCGCTCGAGTCGCGGACTCCGAGCTCGAGGTCCGAGAATCCCACGGGAATACGGGTGTAGTCGGGAACGGTGATGCGATCGCGCGCTCTCGATTGCGTGCCGCCATTCAGATCGCGCACCGAGACCGTCACCTCGTACGTGCCGGGCGGGATCTCGAGCTTGCGCCGCTCGACCGCGGCGGCACGCGGGGAGCGCGAGACGTCGAAGCTGCCGACGACGAAGCGGCGCTCCCAGACATCGCCGTAAAGCGGTCCGCCTTTCTGCGATTCGAACGAGATCGAGATCTCGATGTCGGCTGCGAACCGCGAGTCCGCCGGGGTCTTGAGCTGGACCCATTGCAGGCCTTGATAGGGAACCGTGACCGAGATGCCCATCGCGGGACGGCCTTCGGCATCCAGCGAGAGCACGAGGTCTGCGGTGAAATCGGGAGGCTGTTCGGCTCGAAGAGGCGGGATCTCGGCCGCCTGCGCAGCCGGCGCTCCCAGGATGCGCCATGAGAGCCCGATCACCAGGGCAAGCTGGCATGATGGGAGCAGAATCCGCCGAAGAGCCAATGCGCGGACGACGCTAGCACAGGCCACGGAAACGCTCCAAGCCCATCCGCACAAACTGCTTGACGGCCATGACGATGCCCCTGGATAGTTCTTGCGCCGGGCGTCTTGGCCAGTTCGGCTCTGGAGTGGCGATTGCCCAGGCTTCACCAGCATTTCCTTCTTCTATCGGCCGTTTGCGCCGCCTCCCTGGCGCTCCCGCGACCCGCTCGAGCGGTGATGCCCACCCGGGCCGGGAACGTCCCCGCAGTCGTGTCGCAGGCCTTCGACGACGGCCGGTTCCAAGTCCCGTCGACTCCCGCCTTGGGGACCAGCATCGTCGCCGGGACCTGGTTCATCCCGGTCATCCTGATCGATTTCCCGGACCAGGGGCTGACCTACCCCAGCGCGCCAGAGTGGGACCGGGCCCTGTTCGACACCACCGGCGTGACGGCCACGGGATCGGTGTACGACTACTACAACTGGGTTTCCGGCAGCCGGCTCAAGATCATCGGCAAGGTCGTGGCCACCGTCCGCCTCGACGAGAGCAAGACATTCTATGCCGGCAATTCCTGGGGACTCGGCAATACGACTCCGATGAACAGCGCGGGCGCCGTCCTCGAAGCCCTACGCAAGTGCGACACCCAGGTCAACTGGTCGGACTTCGACCGCGATCAGGACGGCTACGTGGACATGCTGTGGGTGGTCCACTCGGGACTGGGCGGGGAGAACGTCGTCACGCGCCAGGATCTCTGGTCGATCACCTCTCGATTGACCAACTGGAGCGGAGCGGGATCCTTCACGACCAGCGACCTTATTCCCGGCACGGCGCTCAAGGTGCGCGTGGACCGTTTCACGATCCTCCCCGAGTTGTCGGCCTTCCGCGCAGGATCTCGCGCGGAGATCGGCGTCTTCTGCCATGAGTTCGGTCACGCGCTCGGATTGCCGGACCTCTACGACACGGCGCCGCTCACGCATCCGCCGAACGTGGGGCCCGGAGGCTGGTCGTTGATGTCCACCGGCGCCTATGGAACGGACAGCCAGTCACCCGAGTATCCATCCCATCTCGGGGCCTGGCCGATGCTCTACCTGGGATGGCGCACGGCGGCCCGGCCCACGCGCGACACGCTGATGACGCTGACACCGATCGAGACGGGCGGGCAGATCCTCGAGCTCTGGTTCCAGGGGGAATCCAATCCCGAGCACTTCCTGATCGAGAACCGCCAACGGCTCGGCTTCGATCGCAACCTCCCGAGCGAAGGCGCCTTGGTCTATCAGGTCGACGACGCGCAGATCGCGGCCGGCATCCCTTCCAACCGGGTGAACAACGGCTTCTTCCCCGCGCTGAGGATCATCGAGGGCGATGGCCGGACCGATCTCTTCCAGGGGATCAACCGCGGGGACCCCGCCGATCCGATGCCCGGCAGCTCCGGCATCACGCGCTGGGCCGACGACACATGGCCCAACACTCGATCGCGGCTCGGCAACATCACCAATGTCGCGCTGCGGGACATCGTCATGATCGGGGACAACGTCGGCTTCACGGCGCAGGTCCAGTCTCCGGGCTGGCTTCCCGCTCGAGTCCAGTCCACGGCCTCGTACAACCCGATGCCGAGCACCGGCCCTGGCACGCGCGCGGTGATGCTCGAAGGGGGCGGCATCGTCGCGGTCGGCAGCGAATACCTCGGCGGCATTCCGCAGGTCGTCGTTCGGACCCGGCATGCCGATGGCGTGTGGGAGACTCCCGTCACCATCAGCCAGTCCCTCACGGGCGCCGTGGAGCCCACCGTGTGCACCATCCCCGGCGGCGACATCTGCATCGTGTGGAGCGACGCGCGGCATGGTCCGCAGGAGCTCTATTTCCGCTCGCGCATCCGCGGCGTGTGGACTCCGGAGCGGCGACTGACCGACCTTCCAGGATTCTCCCGCGCGCCGGCGATGGTGGCTGACCACACCGGAAGCGTGCAGCTCGTCTGGCAATACAGCGACGGCAATGGAGTCCGGATCTACTTCATGCGCTTCACCTACCTCTCCCCTTTCGGCGACCCCTGGCCGGTCTCCGCCCCCGGCACGGTGCCCGACATGCCGGCGTTGGCGCTCGCTCCGGACGGATCGAGCTATGCGCTGTGGGTGGACCAGGGCGGCAGCCAGGTCGGCGTGTGGTTCGCGCACTGCCATCCGGACTCCGGCGTGCGCCCGGCCCGGCGACTCATCCAGCCGCAGGGCGGCGTCCTTCCGACCGTCCACGCCATGGTGGACCAGCAGGGCAATCTGAACGCTCTGTGGGCCACGACGGGCGGAGGCGGCAGCGAGCTCCATTTCCACCAGCGCGCCGGGTTCTTCATCCGCGACACGGTGCTGGTGCGTCGCGGTCAGCCGATCCAGGACTTCATGATCGCCGAAGATCCCGCGGGAGGCGTGCACGTCGTCATGGAGGCGGCCACCTCCGGGGCCTTCCAGGTCCTCTACAAGGCATGGCGCTCGAATGGTGGATGGGACATGGGCAACACCGAGGTGACCGCTCGAGATGGCGTGGCGGTGCGACCCATGGTCCTCCTTCGCGATGGAACGTCGTTGACGGTGTTGTACACCGCCTACGTCCAGGGCATGCCGGTCTTCATGGAGCGCGATCGCAGGATGGTGCTTCAGCCACTGACCGCGGTGGACGATGAGCCGAATGTGGCGATCGCCGGAATCCGGGCCGGACCCAATCCACTGCGTGCCGGAAAGCGGCTATCGTTCCTCGGTCACGGCAGGCCGCCGCGGGGGACGCTCGATGTTTTCGATCTCCATGGTCGCCGAGTGGCTCGCGCGACCTTCAGGACGACATCCGAAGGCTGGCGCGCGGAGGTTCCGGGAAGCGAGACCTCGTCCTGGACGCCTGGCGTCTATTTCGCGCGTCACGAGGAAAGCTCGGCGCAGTTGCGGGTCGTCGTTCTGCGCTGACCCCCGCATGCGCAGGGGGCCTTCGCGCTCGGCAACCGGCCGGGCTGACGGTTCGCCACTCGTGTTCGCCGCCATGGGCCCGCTTCTTCTCGGCGGCCTTCTTCCGCTGAGCCCCGACATCTCGAATCGCTGGTGCGTGGCCGGCCGCTGGACGTTTCCGGTGGGGGATCCCCTGGCCATCGGAAGCGCAGGGCCCTTCGGCGAGCAGCCCTTCCAGGTGACGCGCAACATCCAGAGCCGCGGCGACCGGCACTCCGGCGCGGACATCTCCAATCGCACCGCCGGCGACACGGTTCGAGCCGCGGCCCACGGCATCGTGGTCGCCGCCCAGGACGCGGGCAGCGGGTACGGTCTTCATGTGGTTCTCGCCCACCGGCTTCCCGATGGAAGTCTGGTGATGAGCGTCTACGCGCATCTCGCGCGCGGGTCGCTGAACGTCTCTCCCGGCGAATCGGTGCTCATGGGCCGGCCGCTGGGACTCGTCGGAAGGTCGGGGACGGCGACGTCTCCGCATCTTCACTTCGAGGTCCGCAAGCCTTTCCTGTGGGACGAGCGCTGGGAGAAGTCACCGACGCTCGATCCAGTCCGGTTCGTCACCGCGGCGCTTCCGAGCCGAGAGCGGGATTCGACCTGGGCCCGCCCCTATCTCCAGTGGGCGGAGTGCGCAGGCATCGTCACGCCCGGCGAGCACGGGGAGACCATGGTGACGCGGGAGCGCTGGAGGCGGGCGGTCGCCGCCGCAGGCTGCCGGGGGGAGGACCTGGTGGGTCCTCCTCCCCCGGCGCTTTCCGAGGCCGACGAGCCGGTGACCTGGCGCGAGATCGCCCGCGATCTGGACCGACTTCGAAAGGCCGGCCTCTGTCTGCCACGGGATACCACCGCCAACGCGCGACGGCGCTCCGATTGCGACCGGCGGCTGGGCATGCGGGATCCCTCGCGGGATCCCGATGAGCTGGGCGCGCGTCGTGCGCTTTGCACGATCGCGGAGCTCGCGCTCGTCATGAGCGACTTCTCCGGGCGCTGAACCGAAGCCGCTCAGCCATGCAGTGCATGAGAGACGGCCGGGCACTCTGCATCTCGATCCCGCGACCCGCGGTCGCGCTTCGCACCGACGCCGCCCGGTGATGACCGCGTAACCCTCAAGTTTTGACGGCTTGGCGCCGATGACCGTCGCATCGCCGGGGGAACGCGGCCGCCCTGCCCTCTCCCTGGCATACCCACTGCTTGTTCGTTGGGGACTCTATGCTCAACGGGCGTTGCCATATTGCGAAATCTTGCTCGACCGGCTTCACGCTGGTGGAGGTTGCGGTCACCCTTCTCCTGCTCGGGCTCCTGTTCGCCCTCGCGGTGCCCACGGTGACCCAGCTCTCGGGCAGTTATCACTTGAAGACCGCGACCGAGAATCTGGCCGGGCAGATCCGGCTCGGACGTGAGCGCGCGATCGCCACCGGCGTGAATCAGCATTTTCACTTCACGACGGTCAGCAACGGCGACTACTTCATCATCGATCACATGACCGCCCAGACCACGGGCAACTGGCGGTTTCCGAAGGGCATTCAATATTTCACCGGCGCCGGCACCATGTCGTGGATCGACATGACCACGGATGGCCGCGCCAAATGGGGCACCAGCCCGGCATCCGGCTTCATCATCCTCCAGGACCGGCGCGGCGTCCGCGACACGGTCAGCATCCAGGCTTCGGGCCTGGTGCTCACGCAATAGGCCACGCCATGCGCCCCCCGCGAAGCTCTGCCCAATGCCCAGGGTCGGACCGAGGCGTCACCCTGGTCGAGCTGATGATGGCGCTGGTCATCCTGTCGATCGGCCTGATGGCCGTGAGTCAGC encodes:
- a CDS encoding prepilin-type N-terminal cleavage/methylation domain-containing protein, with translation MLNGRCHIAKSCSTGFTLVEVAVTLLLLGLLFALAVPTVTQLSGSYHLKTATENLAGQIRLGRERAIATGVNQHFHFTTVSNGDYFIIDHMTAQTTGNWRFPKGIQYFTGAGTMSWIDMTTDGRAKWGTSPASGFIILQDRRGVRDTVSIQASGLVLTQ
- a CDS encoding M23 family metallopeptidase yields the protein MGPLLLGGLLPLSPDISNRWCVAGRWTFPVGDPLAIGSAGPFGEQPFQVTRNIQSRGDRHSGADISNRTAGDTVRAAAHGIVVAAQDAGSGYGLHVVLAHRLPDGSLVMSVYAHLARGSLNVSPGESVLMGRPLGLVGRSGTATSPHLHFEVRKPFLWDERWEKSPTLDPVRFVTAALPSRERDSTWARPYLQWAECAGIVTPGEHGETMVTRERWRRAVAAAGCRGEDLVGPPPPALSEADEPVTWREIARDLDRLRKAGLCLPRDTTANARRRSDCDRRLGMRDPSRDPDELGARRALCTIAELALVMSDFSGR
- a CDS encoding M6 family metalloprotease domain-containing protein, whose product is MPTRAGNVPAVVSQAFDDGRFQVPSTPALGTSIVAGTWFIPVILIDFPDQGLTYPSAPEWDRALFDTTGVTATGSVYDYYNWVSGSRLKIIGKVVATVRLDESKTFYAGNSWGLGNTTPMNSAGAVLEALRKCDTQVNWSDFDRDQDGYVDMLWVVHSGLGGENVVTRQDLWSITSRLTNWSGAGSFTTSDLIPGTALKVRVDRFTILPELSAFRAGSRAEIGVFCHEFGHALGLPDLYDTAPLTHPPNVGPGGWSLMSTGAYGTDSQSPEYPSHLGAWPMLYLGWRTAARPTRDTLMTLTPIETGGQILELWFQGESNPEHFLIENRQRLGFDRNLPSEGALVYQVDDAQIAAGIPSNRVNNGFFPALRIIEGDGRTDLFQGINRGDPADPMPGSSGITRWADDTWPNTRSRLGNITNVALRDIVMIGDNVGFTAQVQSPGWLPARVQSTASYNPMPSTGPGTRAVMLEGGGIVAVGSEYLGGIPQVVVRTRHADGVWETPVTISQSLTGAVEPTVCTIPGGDICIVWSDARHGPQELYFRSRIRGVWTPERRLTDLPGFSRAPAMVADHTGSVQLVWQYSDGNGVRIYFMRFTYLSPFGDPWPVSAPGTVPDMPALALAPDGSSYALWVDQGGSQVGVWFAHCHPDSGVRPARRLIQPQGGVLPTVHAMVDQQGNLNALWATTGGGGSELHFHQRAGFFIRDTVLVRRGQPIQDFMIAEDPAGGVHVVMEAATSGAFQVLYKAWRSNGGWDMGNTEVTARDGVAVRPMVLLRDGTSLTVLYTAYVQGMPVFMERDRRMVLQPLTAVDDEPNVAIAGIRAGPNPLRAGKRLSFLGHGRPPRGTLDVFDLHGRRVARATFRTTSEGWRAEVPGSETSSWTPGVYFARHEESSAQLRVVVLR
- a CDS encoding C40 family peptidase yields the protein MSQSAVVRIAALDVRRRPSHRSELKSQLLMGELVRLLSVGRGGKWSRIENRTDGYKGWVRQWGLRPLTAAEAAEWERSAQWRVACRHLELRAGPRRGAIVTPIFWNSPVVVSRFEGAFARLRLPGGDHAWTERRHLRRSGRPAGSLEHVIRSLIGVPYLWGGRTPLGFDCSGFVQQVLSSIGTEVPRDAHEQFVACRGSGRRRAPRKGELVFFGRPGGRMTHVGIAMGRGLVAHAQGTVHVSSLTPSHRLYDRALAVSLRAVGRP
- a CDS encoding GWxTD domain-containing protein; amino-acid sequence: MACASVVRALALRRILLPSCQLALVIGLSWRILGAPAAQAAEIPPLRAEQPPDFTADLVLSLDAEGRPAMGISVTVPYQGLQWVQLKTPADSRFAADIEISISFESQKGGPLYGDVWERRFVVGSFDVSRSPRAAAVERRKLEIPPGTYEVTVSVRDLNGGTQSRARDRITVPDYTRIPVGFSDLELGVRDSSGVFRLIPTRVFGADVSRLTAQASLFDRRPGAWPRRYVFKYRLMDDMGQKLKEGSQQVTLSRSAEPILFGPLNTDLFVGSYVFEVELAEKSSRWRVERRFEVEESGPPKGQDFERILEPLSYIANSEEVDRLRALPVDQQAAGWEQFWRRRDPTPDTPRNEALIEFIRRVHHAERHFQGYGPGWRSDMGRIYIRHGQPDQVETRAPGTDTPQLEIWYYNNPFRRFVFGDREGFGRFVLMSPIGE